The genomic stretch CAGGCGCCCAGCGGCTGCCAGCCGAGCGCCAGCACCTGCGCATCGCCGCTGAGCACGATGGGCACCGCCAGGCCTATGCCCATCAGTGCCTCGCCGGTGATCAGGCCGGCGGCGGCCAGCATCGCCGCGCCGCGCACGCCAGTGCCCTGGCCCGCGCGCCAGGCCAGCAGGCCGCCGACGGCGATCGGCACCGACAATTCCAGTGGCAGG from Nevskiales bacterium encodes the following:
- a CDS encoding oligopeptide transporter, OPT family; amino-acid sequence: LPLELSVPIAVGGLLAWRAGQGTGVRGAAMLAAAGLITGEALMGIGLAVPIVLSGDAQVLALGWQPLGAWPGLLLMLVLTAWLWRLAGRSG